A single region of the Actinoplanes sp. SE50/110 genome encodes:
- a CDS encoding response regulator transcription factor: MGNDEAIRVLVVDGHQTFAELLGHALAGQPDLQWVGHARTGQEALHLASELSPDVILLDPELSDADGIAIAQLIRVRQPDVRVVILTAREDQGLISRATTFGAAGYISKNGALAEVLNALRTAHGGGMTVSTDIMARLLRSTPPVSVTREGGLTAREDEVLQLMATGLDARAVARRLGISVHTCRGYQKSVLAKLGAHSQLEAVAIATRRGLVRPDHR, encoded by the coding sequence ATGGGGAACGACGAGGCGATCCGGGTGCTCGTCGTCGACGGTCACCAGACCTTTGCCGAGCTGCTCGGACACGCCCTGGCCGGGCAGCCCGACCTGCAGTGGGTGGGGCACGCGCGGACCGGCCAGGAGGCGTTGCACCTCGCGTCCGAGCTGTCACCCGACGTCATCCTGCTCGACCCGGAACTGTCCGATGCGGACGGCATCGCCATCGCGCAGCTGATCCGGGTCCGCCAACCCGACGTGCGTGTGGTGATCCTCACGGCCCGTGAGGACCAGGGGCTGATCAGCCGGGCCACCACCTTCGGCGCGGCCGGCTACATCTCCAAGAACGGCGCGCTCGCCGAGGTGCTCAACGCGCTGCGGACCGCGCACGGCGGCGGGATGACCGTCTCCACCGACATCATGGCCCGGCTGCTGCGCAGCACCCCGCCGGTGTCGGTGACCCGCGAGGGCGGGCTGACCGCGCGTGAGGACGAGGTGCTGCAGCTGATGGCCACCGGGCTCGACGCCCGGGCGGTGGCCCGGCGGCTCGGCATCAGCGTGCACACCTGCCGCGGCTACCAGAAGTCGGTGCTGGCCAAGCTCGGCGCGCACTCCCAGCTGGAAGCGGTGGCGATCGCCACCCGGCGCGGTCTCGTCCGTCCGGACCATCGGTGA
- a CDS encoding methyltransferase, with the protein MLDAPTALLPVPLAPEISLHLVDAPLGLFDLTGGEFHSDTPPPFWAFVWAGGQALARYLLDHPAEAAGRRVLDLATGSGVAAIAAARCGAAEVAASDIDPAAVAAAHRNAAANALTLASAVSSPDLVLAGDVYYSPTVAPLITAQLRAFRREGATVLVGDPGRGYFPERLFTLVTDYVVPVPESLEETGELRTGVWRMR; encoded by the coding sequence GTGCTCGACGCTCCGACCGCTCTGCTCCCGGTCCCGCTCGCCCCGGAGATCTCGCTCCACCTGGTCGACGCTCCGCTCGGCCTGTTCGATCTGACCGGCGGCGAGTTCCACAGCGACACCCCGCCGCCGTTCTGGGCGTTCGTCTGGGCCGGCGGCCAGGCCCTGGCCCGCTACCTGCTGGATCATCCCGCCGAGGCGGCCGGCCGCCGGGTGCTCGATCTGGCCACCGGCTCCGGGGTGGCGGCGATCGCCGCGGCCCGCTGCGGCGCCGCCGAGGTGGCCGCCTCCGACATCGATCCCGCCGCGGTCGCCGCCGCACACCGCAACGCCGCGGCCAACGCGCTCACCCTGGCTTCCGCGGTGTCCTCGCCCGATCTGGTGCTGGCCGGTGACGTCTATTACAGCCCGACGGTCGCCCCGCTGATCACCGCACAGTTGCGCGCCTTCCGCCGGGAAGGCGCCACGGTGCTGGTTGGGGACCCCGGGCGTGGGTATTTCCCGGAGAGACTCTTCACGCTCGTCACCGACTATGTGGTGCCGGTCCCGGAGAGCCTGGAGGAGACCGGTGAACTCCGCACCGGGGTGTGGCGGATGCGCTGA
- the serA gene encoding phosphoglycerate dehydrogenase, which translates to MMIDQAKVRVLLLESIHPDAVSRLEADGFAVESVPNALDEAELVERISGVHLLGIRSKTKVTAKVLEAADKLVAIGAFCIGTDQIDLTTASSTGVAVFNAPFSNTRSVVELAIAEIISLTRRLTEKNSLMHAGIWDKSADGAHEIRGRRLGIVGYGNIGTQLSVLAENLGMSVSFYDTADKLALSNAHRCASLDELLESSDVVTLHVDGRPGNAGFFGAEQFAKMRPGSLFLNLSRGIVVDHLALRDALRSGHLGGAAVDVFPKEPKGRGDEFLSELRGLPNVILTPHIGGSTEEAQSDIGGFVANKLAKFLSEGNTTLSVNLPGVVLPEQPGLHRIVHVHVNTPGVLAQVNRILAEHNVNVEGQLLSTRGEYGYLITDIGKGYSEEVLEQLRGMEQTVRLRVLS; encoded by the coding sequence ATGATGATCGACCAGGCCAAGGTTCGAGTCCTGCTGTTGGAAAGCATCCACCCCGATGCGGTGTCCCGGCTCGAGGCGGACGGCTTCGCCGTCGAGTCCGTGCCGAACGCGCTGGACGAGGCCGAGCTGGTCGAGCGCATCTCCGGGGTGCACCTGCTGGGCATCCGTTCGAAGACCAAGGTCACCGCGAAGGTGCTGGAGGCCGCCGACAAGCTGGTCGCGATCGGCGCGTTCTGCATCGGTACCGACCAGATCGACCTGACCACCGCCTCGTCGACCGGTGTCGCGGTGTTCAACGCCCCGTTCTCCAACACCCGCTCGGTGGTGGAGCTGGCGATCGCCGAGATCATCTCGCTGACCCGCCGGCTCACCGAGAAGAACTCGCTGATGCACGCCGGCATCTGGGACAAGTCGGCGGACGGCGCGCACGAGATCCGCGGCCGCCGGCTCGGCATCGTGGGGTACGGCAACATCGGCACCCAGCTGTCCGTGCTCGCGGAGAACCTGGGCATGTCGGTCTCGTTCTACGACACCGCCGACAAGCTGGCGCTGAGCAACGCGCACCGCTGCGCCAGTCTGGACGAGCTGCTGGAGTCCAGCGACGTGGTCACCCTGCACGTCGACGGCCGCCCGGGCAACGCCGGTTTCTTCGGCGCCGAGCAGTTCGCCAAGATGCGCCCGGGCAGCCTGTTCCTGAACCTGTCCCGCGGCATCGTGGTCGACCACCTGGCCCTGCGGGACGCGCTGCGCAGCGGGCACCTGGGCGGCGCCGCGGTCGACGTCTTCCCGAAGGAGCCGAAGGGCCGGGGTGACGAGTTCCTCTCCGAGCTGCGCGGCCTGCCGAACGTGATCCTCACCCCGCACATCGGCGGTTCGACCGAGGAGGCGCAGTCGGACATCGGCGGCTTCGTGGCGAACAAGTTGGCCAAGTTCCTCAGCGAGGGCAACACCACGCTGAGTGTGAACCTGCCCGGCGTGGTCCTGCCCGAGCAGCCCGGCCTGCACCGGATCGTGCACGTGCACGTCAACACCCCGGGCGTGCTGGCCCAAGTCAACCGGATCCTCGCGGAGCACAACGTGAACGTCGAGGGCCAGCTGCTGAGCACCCGCGGGGAGTACGGCTACCTGATCACCGACATCGGCAAGGGCTACAGCGAAGAGGTGCTGGAGCAGCTGCGCGGCATGGAGCAGACGGTCCGCCTGCGCGTGCTGTCCTGA
- a CDS encoding single-stranded DNA-binding protein, with the protein MNDTYTTIVGNVLTAPEWRRTNTSGQLVANFRVAATSRRYDRDNNRWVDGDTLRIRVSAWRRLAEGVAASIRVGDPVIVYGRIYTRDWTDDESNPRVAYELEALAVGLDLSRGRARFYRTRALAALAVVEDTEAETMVGGEPADPVTDGQVPVRFGEGLPEPLPGETEPDFLEVVAGLTDPTDEPTEEPGEEPPADPVTTEVRRTRRVRREPVPA; encoded by the coding sequence ATGAACGACACCTACACCACCATCGTCGGCAACGTGCTGACCGCACCCGAATGGCGCCGCACCAACACCAGCGGCCAGCTCGTGGCCAACTTCCGGGTCGCCGCCACCTCCCGCCGGTACGACCGGGACAACAACCGCTGGGTCGACGGCGACACCCTGCGGATCCGGGTCTCCGCGTGGCGGCGCCTCGCCGAAGGGGTGGCCGCCTCCATCCGGGTCGGCGACCCGGTCATCGTGTACGGCCGCATCTACACCCGGGACTGGACCGACGACGAGTCCAACCCGCGGGTCGCCTACGAGCTGGAAGCGCTCGCCGTCGGCCTCGACCTGTCCCGCGGCCGGGCCCGCTTCTACCGCACCCGGGCGCTCGCCGCGCTCGCCGTGGTCGAGGACACCGAGGCCGAGACCATGGTCGGCGGCGAGCCCGCCGACCCGGTCACCGACGGGCAGGTCCCGGTCCGCTTCGGCGAAGGCCTTCCCGAGCCGCTGCCCGGCGAGACCGAGCCGGACTTCCTCGAAGTGGTGGCCGGCCTGACCGACCCCACCGACGAGCCCACCGAGGAGCCCGGCGAGGAGCCGCCGGCCGACCCGGTGACCACCGAGGTCCGTCGCACCCGGCGGGTCAGGCGCGAGCC
- a CDS encoding MarR family winged helix-turn-helix transcriptional regulator: MLKTEDLGAEFSALMLLLPLRAMGPMRVTDLAELKQADPSTISRQVAQLVKAGLARREADPADGRASRLAVTETGQDACARLGAARTALLERALNDWPADRVDTFVQLFEEFNTSVEALLRTDLGAPPRENA, encoded by the coding sequence ATGCTCAAAACGGAGGATCTCGGCGCCGAGTTCTCCGCGTTGATGCTGCTGCTGCCCTTGCGGGCGATGGGCCCGATGCGGGTCACCGATCTGGCCGAGCTCAAACAGGCCGACCCGTCGACGATCAGCCGTCAGGTCGCCCAGCTGGTCAAGGCCGGCCTGGCCCGGCGGGAGGCCGATCCGGCGGACGGCCGGGCCTCCCGGCTGGCGGTCACCGAGACCGGCCAGGACGCCTGTGCGCGCCTGGGCGCCGCTCGCACCGCCCTGCTCGAACGCGCGCTGAACGACTGGCCGGCCGACCGGGTCGACACTTTCGTCCAGCTCTTCGAAGAATTCAACACGTCCGTCGAGGCGCTGCTGCGCACCGACCTCGGCGCACCACCACGGGAGAACGCGTGA
- a CDS encoding MDR family MFS transporter, translating into MSHPTPTAARPAAEFTHRQILTILAGLMMGMFLAALDQTIMATATRTIADDLNGFDLQAWATTAFLITSTISTPLYGKLSDIYGRRPFFLFAIGIFIVGSMLCGLSQNMYELAAFRAIQGIGAGGLMSLALAIIGDIVPPRERAKYQGFFLAVFGTASVLGPILGGFFAGADQLLWVDGWRWVFYLNVPIGIAAMAVVAKVLHLPHTRVNHRIDWPGAVALIVGLVPLLTVAEQGRTWGWDSGRSILCYVIGVVGLISFVIAERAYKDEALLPLRLFGNRTIAVGTGASTILGIAMFGGLMTVPLYLQIVKGSSATMAGLQMIPFVFGIMSGSIIAGQLIARTGRYRIFPILGSTFMVIALFLFSLVGADTPLWRTMLIMVLMGLGLGGNMQPMITAVQNAVSPREIGVATGAVTFFRSMGGTMGTAVFLSVLFNVLPGNIRDAYADAAKNPEFLKAAADPTQQQLLKQAQGGGGLSDTSFINKLTDVVAHPFKVGFSDSVHVVYLLAFAIMLVGLVIVFFLPEIPLAMRSAQQQRADDAAAQGDASGADQGTAGVKAGTEGFAH; encoded by the coding sequence GTGAGCCACCCCACCCCGACGGCCGCGAGACCGGCCGCGGAATTCACCCACCGGCAGATCCTCACGATCCTCGCCGGCCTGATGATGGGCATGTTCCTCGCCGCCCTGGATCAGACCATCATGGCCACGGCGACCCGGACCATCGCCGACGACCTCAACGGCTTCGACCTGCAGGCCTGGGCCACCACGGCCTTCCTGATCACCTCGACGATCTCCACCCCGCTGTACGGCAAGTTGTCCGACATCTACGGCCGTCGGCCGTTCTTCCTGTTCGCCATCGGCATCTTCATCGTCGGCTCGATGCTCTGCGGCCTCTCCCAGAACATGTACGAGCTGGCCGCCTTCCGGGCGATCCAGGGCATCGGCGCCGGCGGCCTGATGTCGCTGGCCCTGGCCATCATCGGTGACATCGTGCCGCCCCGTGAGCGCGCCAAATACCAGGGCTTCTTCCTGGCCGTCTTCGGCACCGCGAGCGTCCTCGGCCCGATCCTCGGCGGGTTCTTCGCCGGCGCCGACCAGCTGCTCTGGGTGGACGGCTGGCGCTGGGTGTTCTACCTGAACGTGCCGATCGGCATCGCCGCGATGGCGGTGGTCGCCAAGGTGCTGCACCTGCCGCACACCCGGGTCAACCACCGGATCGACTGGCCGGGCGCGGTCGCGCTGATCGTCGGTCTGGTGCCGCTGCTGACCGTGGCCGAGCAGGGGCGCACCTGGGGCTGGGACTCCGGCCGCTCGATCCTCTGCTACGTGATCGGCGTGGTCGGCCTGATCTCCTTCGTGATCGCCGAGCGGGCCTACAAGGACGAGGCGCTGCTGCCGTTGCGACTGTTCGGCAACCGCACGATCGCGGTCGGCACCGGGGCCAGTACGATCCTGGGCATCGCGATGTTCGGCGGTCTGATGACCGTCCCGCTGTACCTGCAGATCGTCAAGGGGTCCTCGGCCACCATGGCCGGCCTGCAGATGATCCCGTTCGTGTTCGGCATCATGTCCGGCTCGATCATCGCCGGTCAGCTGATCGCCCGGACCGGCCGCTACCGGATCTTCCCGATCCTCGGCAGCACCTTCATGGTCATCGCGCTGTTCCTGTTCTCCCTGGTCGGCGCGGACACGCCGCTGTGGCGCACCATGCTGATCATGGTGCTGATGGGCCTCGGCCTGGGCGGCAACATGCAGCCGATGATCACCGCGGTGCAGAACGCGGTCTCCCCGCGGGAGATCGGCGTCGCCACCGGCGCGGTCACCTTCTTCCGCTCGATGGGCGGCACGATGGGCACCGCGGTGTTCCTGTCGGTGCTGTTCAACGTGCTCCCGGGCAACATCAGGGACGCGTACGCGGACGCCGCGAAGAATCCGGAGTTCCTCAAGGCCGCGGCCGACCCGACCCAGCAGCAGCTGCTCAAGCAGGCGCAGGGCGGTGGCGGGCTGAGCGACACGTCGTTCATCAACAAGCTGACCGACGTGGTCGCGCACCCGTTCAAGGTGGGCTTCTCGGACAGCGTCCACGTGGTCTATCTGCTCGCCTTCGCAATCATGCTGGTCGGCCTGGTGATCGTCTTCTTCCTGCCGGAGATTCCGCTCGCCATGCGCTCCGCCCAGCAGCAGCGGGCCGATGACGCGGCGGCCCAGGGCGACGCCTCCGGCGCCGATCAGGGCACCGCGGGGGTCAAGGCCGGCACCGAAGGTTTCGCTCACTGA
- a CDS encoding GAF and ANTAR domain-containing protein has product MSVPQRRVPAAQRGIRNRRRATLGGGTPPGQARRLVAGRRPRHTSTAAAAAPHPVELAGLLHEVSVRLLTADTVRSALDRLAGLTVAALPGAVRCSVALISEGGPITVAAAGSAGETSDARQYADGSGPGLEAARTRTLVTSEDLGADDRWPELSGPARADGIVAVASVPLDVRRHAVGALTVGLGAPGPVAPEVLLTVMAVAGQAEVLIGELHRREALTEGAAVDRAVGVIIAQRGCGVQEAYRILHDSAQRLGLDRVTVAERLVAAAARDRDQS; this is encoded by the coding sequence GTGTCAGTACCGCAACGTCGCGTACCGGCCGCCCAGCGCGGCATCCGGAACCGCCGGCGCGCCACCCTGGGTGGCGGCACCCCGCCCGGCCAGGCCCGCAGGCTCGTCGCCGGCCGGCGGCCCCGGCACACCTCCACGGCGGCGGCCGCCGCGCCGCACCCGGTCGAGCTGGCCGGGCTGCTACACGAGGTCAGCGTCCGGCTGCTGACCGCCGACACGGTCCGCTCCGCACTCGACCGGCTGGCCGGGCTCACCGTCGCCGCACTGCCCGGTGCGGTCCGCTGCTCGGTCGCGCTGATCAGCGAGGGCGGACCGATCACCGTCGCCGCCGCCGGGTCCGCCGGCGAGACGTCCGACGCGCGGCAGTACGCCGACGGCAGCGGTCCCGGGCTGGAGGCGGCCCGCACCCGGACCCTGGTCACCAGCGAGGATCTGGGGGCCGACGACCGTTGGCCGGAGCTGTCCGGCCCGGCCCGCGCGGACGGCATCGTGGCGGTCGCGTCGGTTCCCCTCGACGTCCGCCGGCACGCGGTCGGCGCGCTCACCGTCGGGCTCGGCGCGCCCGGTCCGGTCGCGCCGGAGGTGCTGCTCACCGTGATGGCGGTGGCCGGCCAGGCCGAGGTGCTGATCGGCGAGCTGCACCGGCGGGAGGCACTGACCGAGGGCGCCGCGGTCGACCGGGCGGTCGGCGTGATCATTGCCCAGCGCGGCTGCGGCGTGCAGGAGGCGTACCGGATCCTGCACGACAGCGCGCAGCGGCTCGGCCTGGACCGGGTCACGGTCGCCGAGCGGCTGGTCGCCGCCGCTGCCCGCGACCGCGACCAGTCCTGA
- a CDS encoding antibiotic biosynthesis monooxygenase yields MAVVKINAIEVPEGAGPELEKRFAARHGAVENEPGFLAFELLRPVAGDNRYFVYTKWESEEAFQNWSQGSAKAAHAGERAKPVASGASLLEFEVIQHVTKQD; encoded by the coding sequence ATGGCTGTTGTGAAGATCAACGCGATTGAGGTCCCCGAGGGCGCCGGCCCCGAGCTGGAGAAGCGGTTCGCCGCCCGGCACGGGGCGGTCGAGAACGAGCCCGGCTTCCTCGCCTTCGAACTGCTGCGCCCGGTCGCCGGCGACAACCGGTACTTCGTCTACACGAAGTGGGAGTCCGAGGAGGCCTTCCAGAACTGGTCGCAGGGCAGCGCCAAGGCTGCCCACGCCGGCGAGCGCGCCAAGCCGGTGGCCTCCGGCGCCTCCCTCCTCGAATTCGAGGTCATCCAGCACGTCACCAAGCAGGACTGA
- a CDS encoding alpha/beta hydrolase, which yields MEIDVLGRPYERHTIELGADDEGPVVATLVRRRAEQPTRRAVLHVHGFVDYFFQTHLADFFVERGWDFYALDLRKYGRSLLPHQTPNFARSMTDYFPELDEAVRIIREQDGHDQLLVSAHSTGGLITSLWAHTRRGRGLVDGLFLNSPFFEFNLPWVMRRPALSLVVAISGRTPYRILPTAGLGLYGQSIHQDHHGEWSYDLAWKPILGFPIRFGWLAAIRRGQRRLQAGLDIDVPVLVACSDRTYRGREWHDDVHVTDSVLDVDHIVRFAPGLGPRVTIAQFNGGKHDLTLSGKEVRAEVFTELARWSEAFLAAPGTAEVTIPPAPEDQGGRAILLEAAEAAVEKAADEADDKSGTTA from the coding sequence GTGGAGATCGACGTCCTGGGCCGGCCGTATGAGCGGCACACCATCGAGCTGGGCGCCGACGACGAGGGCCCGGTCGTGGCCACTCTCGTCCGGCGGCGCGCCGAGCAACCGACCCGCCGGGCGGTGCTGCACGTCCACGGGTTCGTGGACTACTTCTTCCAGACCCATCTGGCCGACTTCTTCGTCGAGCGCGGCTGGGATTTCTACGCCCTCGACCTGCGGAAGTACGGTCGTAGCCTGCTGCCGCACCAGACGCCGAACTTCGCGCGGAGCATGACCGACTACTTCCCGGAGCTGGACGAGGCGGTCCGGATCATCCGCGAGCAGGACGGCCACGACCAGTTGCTGGTCAGCGCTCACTCCACCGGCGGGCTGATCACCTCGTTGTGGGCGCACACGCGGCGTGGCCGGGGTCTCGTCGACGGCCTGTTCCTGAACAGCCCGTTCTTCGAGTTCAATCTGCCCTGGGTGATGCGCCGGCCGGCGTTGTCCCTGGTCGTCGCGATCTCCGGGCGCACCCCTTACCGGATTCTGCCGACCGCCGGGCTGGGCCTCTACGGACAGAGCATTCATCAGGACCATCACGGCGAATGGTCGTACGACCTGGCCTGGAAGCCGATTCTCGGTTTTCCCATCCGGTTCGGCTGGCTGGCCGCGATCCGCCGTGGCCAGCGGCGCCTGCAGGCCGGTCTCGACATCGACGTGCCGGTCCTGGTGGCCTGCTCGGACCGCACGTACCGCGGCCGCGAGTGGCACGACGACGTCCACGTGACCGACTCCGTTCTGGACGTCGACCACATCGTCCGCTTCGCGCCGGGCCTCGGCCCGCGGGTGACGATCGCCCAGTTCAACGGCGGTAAGCACGATTTGACCCTGTCCGGCAAGGAGGTCCGCGCCGAGGTCTTCACCGAGCTGGCCCGCTGGTCCGAGGCGTTCCTCGCGGCCCCGGGCACCGCGGAGGTCACGATCCCGCCGGCCCCGGAGGATCAGGGCGGCCGGGCGATCCTGCTGGAGGCCGCGGAGGCCGCCGTCGAAAAGGCCGCCGACGAGGCGGACGACAAGTCCGGCACGACCGCCTAG
- a CDS encoding Uma2 family endonuclease gives MPDPDCWVRRADAVPIATIGARLSVWKSADVLLVVEVSDETVLQDLNVKTRLYGAAGYPVYWVVTQERIFEHTGPTASGYRTRIEYRPGDRIPVGYASLDLPVSSLLSDD, from the coding sequence ATGCCGGACCCGGACTGCTGGGTCCGACGAGCCGACGCGGTGCCGATCGCGACCATCGGGGCCCGGCTTTCGGTGTGGAAATCTGCCGATGTGCTGCTCGTCGTGGAGGTCTCCGACGAAACCGTCCTGCAGGACCTCAACGTCAAGACCAGGTTGTACGGTGCGGCCGGCTACCCGGTCTACTGGGTGGTGACCCAGGAGCGGATCTTCGAGCACACCGGACCCACCGCGTCGGGTTATCGGACCCGGATCGAGTATCGGCCCGGGGACCGGATTCCGGTCGGCTACGCGAGCCTCGACCTTCCGGTCAGCTCGCTGCTCAGCGACGACTGA